DNA from Rhodoligotrophos defluvii:
TCATGCCGCTCATCCAAAAGGCGGTGTCGCCCGCTGCGCAGGTGAAAGAGGTCGTCTGAGTGACCATTAAGCCGCCGCTCATTGGCGAGATCCTCGAGGAAGGCCCATGGCTGCTCGGGGACGATGAGGCGGTCATCGATCCCAGGACGGCGGCCCTCGCCGACCTTTTCAAGCTGAGCATGCGGCGCCTGGCAGCTGGGATATGCGCTGTCACCGTTCGCCACCGCGGCGAGATTTTCGGCATCACGGCCACATCGGTCACCTCCCTGTCGCTGGAACCGCCCTCCCTGCTCATTTCCGTGCGCTCGACCTCCCGCTTGCTGCAAGTGCTCGCCAAGGAGAAAGCGTTCAGCGTGCATGTGCTCGGCGAGGCGCAGGCCTATGAGGCCAATGCCTTCGCCGGCCGCATCGGCCCCGAGCCGCGCGCCGCCCTGGTGCGGTGGGTCCATGACGCCGACAGCCCGCCCAGGCTGGCGGAGGCCACCTGCCACATCGATTGCCGGGTTGCCAAGCGCGTGCCGATCTTCTCTCATGTGGT
Protein-coding regions in this window:
- a CDS encoding flavin reductase family protein encodes the protein MTIKPPLIGEILEEGPWLLGDDEAVIDPRTAALADLFKLSMRRLAAGICAVTVRHRGEIFGITATSVTSLSLEPPSLLISVRSTSRLLQVLAKEKAFSVHVLGEAQAYEANAFAGRIGPEPRAALVRWVHDADSPPRLAEATCHIDCRVAKRVPIFSHVVVVGVVERIELGPSDRPLVYFDGAFHALETRRNADARDGSGEGDGG